Proteins from a genomic interval of Streptomyces sp. Tu6071:
- a CDS encoding alpha/beta fold hydrolase — protein MSEIAPNPLQYRLDGPEHAPVLVLGPALGTTWHMWDRQVPELSRQWRVLRFDLPGHGGAAAYPADSVGALTDRLVQTLESAGIRHFGYAGCAFGGAIGIDLALRHPQRLASLALVATAPRFGTADEHRQRGVVVRTNGLDTVARTSPERWFTPGFATAQPAITDWAVQMVRTTDPGCYIAACEALATFDTSAVLDRVTTPTLVVVGAEDSLTEPGQARTLVAGISDARLALVPGAAHLAPVEQPSAVTDLLVRHFSTSWSPQAALPVAAAPSAAPPLAAPRPEIAPYQGTTGADGGADTRTAGMRLRREVLGDAHVDAALAATDEFTEDFDDLLTRHAWGEVWQRPGLDRRHRACIALGALAAAGHFEQFAVHVRGALRSGLTPAEIKEALLQIGVHCGLATAERAFQVAREVVREETSPRK, from the coding sequence GTGAGCGAGATAGCACCGAACCCCCTGCAATACCGCCTTGACGGGCCAGAACACGCTCCGGTCCTCGTCCTCGGCCCCGCCCTCGGTACCACGTGGCACATGTGGGACCGGCAGGTTCCGGAGCTGAGCAGACAGTGGCGCGTGCTGCGGTTCGACCTGCCCGGTCACGGCGGCGCCGCGGCCTATCCGGCGGACTCGGTGGGGGCCCTCACGGACCGGCTCGTGCAGACGCTGGAGAGCGCCGGGATACGGCACTTCGGGTACGCGGGCTGCGCCTTCGGCGGGGCCATCGGCATCGACCTCGCGCTGCGCCACCCGCAGCGCCTCGCCTCGCTCGCGCTCGTCGCGACCGCGCCCCGCTTCGGCACGGCCGACGAGCACCGCCAGCGCGGCGTCGTCGTCCGCACGAACGGGCTCGACACCGTCGCCCGTACCTCGCCCGAGCGCTGGTTCACCCCCGGGTTCGCCACCGCGCAGCCCGCCATCACCGACTGGGCGGTGCAGATGGTGCGCACCACCGACCCCGGCTGCTACATCGCCGCCTGCGAGGCCCTCGCGACCTTCGACACGAGCGCCGTGCTCGACCGCGTCACCACGCCCACGCTCGTCGTGGTCGGCGCCGAGGACTCCCTCACGGAGCCCGGCCAGGCCCGTACCCTCGTCGCCGGGATCAGCGACGCGCGCCTCGCGCTCGTCCCCGGCGCCGCCCACCTCGCTCCCGTCGAACAGCCCTCCGCCGTCACGGACTTGCTCGTACGGCACTTCTCGACGAGCTGGTCGCCGCAGGCCGCGCTGCCCGTCGCCGCCGCGCCCAGCGCGGCGCCGCCGCTCGCCGCCCCGCGCCCCGAGATCGCCCCGTACCAGGGCACGACGGGCGCGGACGGCGGCGCGGACACCCGCACGGCCGGGATGCGGCTGCGGCGCGAGGTGCTCGGCGACGCGCACGTGGACGCCGCGCTCGCCGCGACCGACGAGTTCACCGAGGACTTCGACGACCTCCTCACCCGCCACGCCTGGGGCGAGGTGTGGCAGCGCCCCGGACTCGACCGCCGCCACCGCGCCTGCATCGCCCTCGGCGCGCTCGCCGCCGCCGGGCACTTCGAGCAGTTCGCCGTGCACGTGCGCGGCGCGCTCCGCAGCGGCCTCACGCCCGCCGAGATCAAGGAGGCACTGCTCCAGATCGGCGTGCACTGCGGACTCGCCACCGCCGAACGCGCCTTCCAGGTCGCGCGCGAGGTCGTCCGGGAGGAGACGAGCCCGCGCAAGTAG
- a CDS encoding GNAT family N-acetyltransferase — protein sequence MHSEPEARVVEGDLTCLVPATEAHLALLTRWFADPEFVRYWGGRPLTRDEVAAKYTGRRRPDVESFVILSRPVPVGYAQYVPAGPDQGGIDMVLLPQAQGRGLGPDAARALVRHLHTVLGWTRVTVDPEARNAHAIRAWAKAGFRPVGGQGGHLLMECLPAHDLSPTERHDASRTPEN from the coding sequence ATGCACAGTGAGCCGGAGGCCAGGGTCGTCGAGGGCGATCTGACCTGCCTCGTCCCGGCCACCGAAGCGCATCTGGCCCTGCTCACCCGCTGGTTCGCCGACCCCGAATTCGTACGGTACTGGGGTGGGCGACCCCTCACCCGCGACGAAGTCGCCGCGAAGTACACGGGCCGACGCCGCCCCGACGTGGAGTCCTTCGTGATCCTCTCCCGGCCCGTCCCGGTCGGCTATGCCCAATACGTGCCCGCCGGTCCCGACCAGGGGGGCATCGACATGGTCCTCCTGCCTCAGGCCCAGGGCAGAGGTCTCGGCCCTGACGCCGCCCGCGCACTCGTCCGGCATCTCCATACGGTGCTGGGCTGGACGCGGGTGACTGTCGACCCCGAAGCGCGGAACGCCCATGCCATCCGGGCCTGGGCGAAAGCGGGCTTCCGCCCGGTCGGTGGGCAGGGCGGCCATCTGCTGATGGAGTGCCTTCCCGCTCACGACCTCTCACCGACGGAGAGGCACGACGCGAGCCGCACCCCCGAGAACTGA